From Toxorhynchites rutilus septentrionalis strain SRP chromosome 2, ASM2978413v1, whole genome shotgun sequence, a single genomic window includes:
- the LOC129771071 gene encoding elongin-C-like yields the protein MRTIGSESSNSYISNPTKQSSATAMDNCEKSKHHIGNCEGPDSEFIKLVSAEGDEFIVKREHAFLSDIIQAMLSGPGQFAESETNTIHFREISSPILEKVCQYLEYKHRYMNSSNSAPEFPIEFNMVLQLLLAANFLNI from the exons ATGCGGACCATTGGGTCGGAATCATCAAACTCTTACATCTCGAATCCCACCAAACAATCAAGCGCTACAGCAATGGACAACTGCGAGAAATCAAAGCATCACATCGGGAACTGCGAGGGACCGGATTCGGAGTTCATAAAGTTAGTTTCAGCCGAAGGAGATGAGTTTATCGTGAAACGTGAGCACGCATTCCTCTCGGACATCATCCAAGCTATGCTCTCCGGTCCTGGTCAATTTGCCGAATCCGAAACAAATACGATCCACTTCAGGGAAATTTC ATCACCAATACTCGAAAAAGTATGTCAGTATTTGGAGTACAAACATCGCTACATGAATAGCAGCAATAGCGCACCAGAATTCCCCATTGAATTTAATATGGTGCTCCAGCTTTTGTTGGCCGCTAATTTcctaaatatataa